From the Glutamicibacter halophytocola genome, the window TGCCACCCATTGTTCCGGATGCACATGAGATCTAGATGAGAGCTGCCGATAGATGACGGTACGGGCTCAGCTAGCGCAGATGCTCAAAAATGATCACTGTTTGGGTTGAAGAAAACGCCCGGTTAGACCCCAGATGCGAAGCGACAAAGGTCCGCAGATCATCGATGCTCCGGGTAGCTACCCGAACCAGCAGATCGGGGGATCCGCCCAATACGAAGACTTCTTTTACTTCGGGCAACCGTTGCAAGGATTTTGCGGAGGAGAGCAACCGGTCCCGGGCTGACGGCGATACGAGTACAGAAATCATTGCATTGACCGTGACACCAAGCAGTTTTTCATTGATAGCCGTGTGGTACCCGGTAATGATTCCGGCCGAGGACAAGGCTTTGACCCGTCCAAGACAGGTTGATGGAGCCACGCCAACTTTCGCGGCGAGAATATTGTTGGGGATCCGGGCGTCCTGGCTCAGCTCAGAGAGGATCGCCAGATCGGTGGCATCAACGCGAACAGGATTCGGAACAGCTTCGCCTTGCACTTCCCAGAGGGAATTTTCCACGGATATCTCAATTCATTCTTTATTAAAGTTCGGATTCAGTCGCATAATCTCGTGTTCGATTCTACGATGTCTACA encodes:
- a CDS encoding Lrp/AsnC family transcriptional regulator, producing the protein MENSLWEVQGEAVPNPVRVDATDLAILSELSQDARIPNNILAAKVGVAPSTCLGRVKALSSAGIITGYHTAINEKLLGVTVNAMISVLVSPSARDRLLSSAKSLQRLPEVKEVFVLGGSPDLLVRVATRSIDDLRTFVASHLGSNRAFSSTQTVIIFEHLR